A genomic segment from Rubrobacter tropicus encodes:
- a CDS encoding cupin domain-containing protein, with protein sequence MKDRGHRATVEAALTRLPGPDGERFARVLGHGSMEVEVYAPRGRDPQQPHTKDELYFVVSGSGEFVNGPDRHPFGPGDALFVPAGVEHRFESFTDDLVVWVVFYGPEGGEEGA encoded by the coding sequence GTGAAAGATCGAGGTCATCGGGCCACGGTCGAGGCGGCGCTTACCAGGCTTCCCGGGCCGGACGGTGAGAGGTTCGCGAGGGTGCTGGGGCACGGGAGCATGGAGGTCGAGGTCTACGCCCCGCGCGGGCGGGACCCGCAACAGCCCCACACCAAAGACGAGCTGTACTTCGTGGTCTCGGGAAGCGGCGAGTTCGTCAACGGCCCGGACCGCCACCCGTTCGGACCCGGTGACGCCCTGTTCGTTCCGGCCGGCGTCGAGCACCGCTTCGAGAGTTTCACGGATGACCTCGTCGTGTGGGTGGTCTTCTACGGCCCCGAGGGCGGAGAGGAGGGGGCGTGA
- a CDS encoding LLM class flavin-dependent oxidoreductase produces the protein MRYGFVITAGGPREVAGLAREVEESGWDGAFYWDGMAIGAFDTYDPWVVMAAMAMRTEGVRIGAMLTPPARRRPWKLAREAATLDHLSGGRLVMPVGLGAVDDGGFSKVGEPVDRKTRAQKLDESLEILTGLWSGEPFSYEGRHYRLEEMTFLPRPVQRPRIPIWVVGAWPSEKSMGRALRYDGVLAARVGGTLEEPGVTPETIREIKSYVEKSGKEGAFDIVREGETPGEDPAAAASMVRPYAEAGATWWIEAPWTPPNSPEDLSRRIKQGPPRAD, from the coding sequence TTGCGTTACGGGTTCGTGATCACGGCAGGAGGCCCGCGCGAGGTCGCGGGGCTGGCGCGCGAGGTCGAGGAGTCGGGCTGGGACGGCGCTTTCTACTGGGACGGCATGGCGATCGGGGCCTTCGATACCTACGACCCGTGGGTTGTGATGGCCGCGATGGCGATGCGCACGGAGGGGGTCCGTATCGGCGCGATGCTCACGCCGCCGGCCCGGCGAAGGCCGTGGAAGCTCGCCCGCGAGGCGGCGACCCTGGACCATCTTTCAGGCGGGAGGCTCGTGATGCCCGTTGGCCTCGGAGCGGTGGACGACGGCGGCTTTTCGAAGGTCGGGGAGCCGGTGGACCGGAAGACCAGGGCGCAAAAATTGGACGAGAGCCTGGAAATCCTGACCGGGTTGTGGAGCGGGGAGCCGTTCTCCTACGAGGGGAGGCACTACCGGTTGGAGGAGATGACGTTTTTGCCGAGGCCGGTTCAGAGACCTCGAATCCCGATCTGGGTTGTCGGCGCCTGGCCGAGCGAGAAGTCCATGGGCCGCGCGCTGCGCTACGACGGCGTCCTGGCGGCCAGGGTGGGTGGAACGTTAGAAGAGCCGGGCGTCACGCCGGAGACGATCCGGGAGATAAAAAGCTACGTAGAAAAGAGCGGCAAAGAGGGTGCCTTCGACATCGTGCGGGAGGGCGAGACGCCGGGTGAAGATCCCGCGGCGGCCGCCTCGATGGTTCGTCCCTACGCGGAGGCTGGGGCGACGTGGTGGATAGAGGCGCCCTGGACCCCGCCCAACTCCCCCGAAGACCTCAGCCGCCGCATAAAACAGGGACCGCCGCGGGCCGACTAG
- a CDS encoding metallophosphoesterase family protein encodes MTTLVHVSDLHFGRPAVAERLDALREFIEGIEPDGIAVSGDLTQRCTNREFAQASAYLGSLREIAPYVVIPGNHDIRWLGAVARNLGFAGLLRKGAHNFKYSRYRRHISDDLSPSLEVPGAVIAGLNTAHGISRGSLTKRFRDLGVIGHVKHADIQRVKAAFEAADPGAARIVMIHHNPIRGELSGRHGLANTEQALHSFSDLGTELVLCGHDHQDAVHTIEKGAHGLVISTAGTISNRIKPGRASSFNLVETDEDNLRIIAHSWKKGVGFVPSEDRSFPRRTLSRPT; translated from the coding sequence GTGACTACCCTGGTTCATGTGTCGGACCTCCACTTCGGGCGGCCAGCCGTCGCGGAGCGGCTCGACGCGCTGCGAGAGTTTATAGAAGGCATCGAGCCAGACGGCATCGCCGTATCGGGAGATCTGACGCAGCGGTGTACCAACAGGGAGTTCGCGCAGGCGAGCGCGTACCTGGGTTCGCTGCGCGAGATAGCGCCCTACGTCGTCATCCCCGGTAACCACGACATCCGCTGGCTCGGCGCGGTGGCCCGGAACCTCGGCTTCGCGGGGCTCCTCCGCAAGGGGGCGCACAACTTCAAGTACTCCCGGTACCGCAGGCACATCTCCGACGACCTCAGCCCCTCACTCGAGGTGCCGGGGGCGGTTATCGCGGGCCTGAACACGGCGCACGGCATCTCGCGCGGGTCGCTCACGAAGAGGTTTCGGGACCTCGGCGTGATCGGGCACGTCAAGCACGCGGACATCCAACGGGTAAAGGCCGCCTTCGAGGCCGCCGACCCCGGGGCGGCCAGGATCGTCATGATCCACCACAACCCGATCCGGGGCGAACTCTCGGGCCGCCACGGCCTCGCCAACACCGAGCAGGCCCTCCACTCGTTCTCGGACCTCGGCACCGAACTCGTCCTCTGCGGCCACGACCACCAGGACGCCGTCCACACGATAGAGAAGGGCGCCCACGGCCTCGTCATCTCGACGGCCGGCACCATCTCGAACCGCATCAAACCCGGCAGGGCCTCCTCCTTCAACCTCGTCGAGACCGACGAAGACAACCTCCGCATCATCGCCCACTCCTGGAAAAAGGGCGTAGGCTTCGTCCCCTCAGAGGACCGATCCTTCCCCAGGCGTACCCTCTCCCGCCCCACCTGA
- a CDS encoding DUF1272 domain-containing protein, giving the protein MSLEMRERCERCGKGLAEDGPATICSHECTFCEGCAADAGRACPNCGGELVARPRRGLGAK; this is encoded by the coding sequence GTGAGCCTGGAGATGCGCGAGCGTTGCGAACGGTGCGGCAAGGGCCTCGCGGAAGACGGGCCGGCGACTATCTGCAGTCACGAGTGCACCTTCTGCGAGGGCTGCGCGGCCGACGCGGGAAGGGCCTGCCCGAACTGCGGCGGCGAGCTCGTGGCGCGGCCGAGGCGCGGTCTGGGGGCGAAGTGA
- a CDS encoding GNAT family N-acetyltransferase, with the protein MREVVVRRAEPEDYKAVHLVYSSPNAMAGTLGIPFSSEEDWREELSGRRDDNVPLVAYVRGEVVGHLALMVYANPRTRHSGHFGIAVRDDWQGKGVGTALMEAALDLADNWLGLTRLDLCVYADNAAGIALYERFGFEREGTHRRFAFRNGEYVDAHAMARLK; encoded by the coding sequence GTGCGCGAAGTCGTAGTTCGACGTGCCGAACCCGAGGACTACAAAGCCGTACACCTCGTCTACTCCTCCCCGAACGCGATGGCAGGGACGCTCGGTATACCTTTCTCTTCGGAGGAGGACTGGCGCGAGGAGCTCTCAGGACGACGGGACGACAACGTCCCCCTCGTGGCCTACGTGCGGGGCGAGGTCGTCGGGCACCTCGCGCTCATGGTCTACGCGAACCCGAGGACCCGGCACTCGGGGCACTTCGGGATAGCCGTGCGCGACGACTGGCAGGGGAAGGGCGTCGGGACCGCGCTGATGGAGGCCGCGCTCGACCTCGCGGACAACTGGCTCGGCCTCACGAGGCTGGACCTGTGCGTGTACGCGGACAACGCGGCCGGCATAGCCCTCTACGAGAGGTTCGGCTTCGAGAGGGAAGGGACCCACAGGCGGTTCGCCTTCCGAAACGGCGAGTACGTGGACGCCCACGCCATGGCCCGTCTAAAGTGA
- a CDS encoding DUF305 domain-containing protein: MQIKLHTRLAVVGLLSVLVLAAASCGGAGGSAKDDAGGSGAQESAKTNEVRNMGQGPDGDASGMLMQNGRYSDERFIDAMVPHHQGAVEMAEVGLENAEHEEIKQLSENIVSTQKAEIKDLKEIKQEEFGTSRIPTGMNSGQMENMGMMTDSGNLANEKPFDKAFIDNMIPHHQSAIEMAEVARDKSQNPRIEELATNIVEAQEREISQMKQWREQWYPGG, translated from the coding sequence GTGCAGATAAAGCTACACACCAGGCTCGCGGTAGTCGGGCTGTTGTCGGTGTTGGTCCTGGCGGCTGCGTCTTGCGGAGGAGCGGGCGGGAGCGCGAAGGACGACGCCGGCGGTTCCGGCGCCCAGGAAAGCGCGAAAACCAACGAGGTGCGGAATATGGGTCAGGGCCCTGACGGTGACGCATCCGGGATGCTGATGCAAAACGGCAGGTACTCCGACGAGCGGTTCATCGATGCCATGGTCCCGCACCACCAGGGGGCCGTGGAGATGGCGGAGGTCGGGCTCGAAAACGCCGAGCACGAAGAGATAAAGCAGCTCTCGGAGAACATCGTCTCCACCCAGAAGGCCGAGATAAAAGATCTCAAGGAGATAAAGCAGGAGGAGTTCGGCACCTCCCGCATCCCTACGGGCATGAACTCGGGCCAGATGGAGAACATGGGCATGATGACGGATTCCGGGAACCTGGCGAACGAGAAGCCCTTCGACAAAGCTTTTATCGACAACATGATCCCGCACCACCAGTCAGCCATAGAGATGGCCGAGGTCGCCAGGGACAAGAGCCAGAACCCCAGGATAGAGGAGCTGGCAACCAACATCGTCGAGGCTCAAGAGCGTGAGATCTCGCAGATGAAGCAGTGGCGCGAACAGTGGTACCCGGGGGGTTAG
- a CDS encoding glutathione S-transferase family protein, whose amino-acid sequence MHDYLPSGNGYKVRLLLTQLGIPFERIEYDVTLGETRTPEFLQRVNPNGRVPVLETDEGEFLAESDAILFYLADGTRFFPEGRLERARVLQWMFFEQYSHEPNIAVARAWVHVFGLEMTGERRLALEAKRKLGHEALGVMEGHLNGNDYFVGGRYSVADIALYAYTHVAHEGGFDLAGYPAVRGWIERVANQPGYIPITQG is encoded by the coding sequence CTGCACGATTACCTGCCTTCCGGGAACGGCTACAAGGTCAGGCTCTTGCTGACGCAACTCGGCATCCCCTTCGAGAGGATCGAGTACGACGTAACCCTGGGCGAGACGCGCACCCCGGAGTTCCTGCAACGGGTCAACCCCAACGGACGCGTCCCCGTGCTCGAAACGGACGAAGGCGAGTTCCTGGCCGAGTCGGACGCGATCCTGTTCTACCTGGCGGATGGCACGCGGTTCTTCCCGGAAGGACGACTGGAGCGCGCACGCGTCCTGCAGTGGATGTTCTTCGAGCAGTACAGCCACGAGCCGAACATAGCGGTGGCCCGCGCCTGGGTCCACGTCTTCGGCCTGGAGATGACCGGGGAGCGCCGTCTCGCCCTGGAGGCCAAACGCAAGCTCGGCCACGAGGCGCTCGGGGTGATGGAGGGGCATCTCAACGGCAACGATTACTTCGTCGGCGGGCGCTACTCCGTCGCGGACATCGCCCTCTACGCCTACACCCACGTCGCCCACGAAGGCGGCTTCGACCTCGCCGGCTATCCGGCCGTTCGGGGCTGGATCGAGCGCGTCGCAAACCAACCCGGATACATACCAATAACGCAGGGCTGA
- a CDS encoding alpha/beta fold hydrolase: MADSRNFGVSMWYREVGEGPADPLVLLHAFPLNGKMFEPQLEALSADRRVVVPDFPGFGYSPRTPAQPDVGYYAGCVLGLLDRLEIPRVVLGGVSMGGYVAFECVRSFPERISGLILANTRPDPDSEEIRKTRKEMALRVAREGIGILPDLQMERLLSPHTRENDGGLAEKVRAIILENTPDGAVAALGAMRERPDSETTLGEISVPTLVIGGEDDAISSPGVMGEMAGKIRGSRHVTLTNVGHLSNLEDPEGFNGAVKEFLGGL, encoded by the coding sequence GTGGCGGATAGCAGAAACTTCGGCGTGTCCATGTGGTACAGGGAGGTCGGCGAGGGACCGGCCGATCCGCTCGTCTTGCTGCACGCCTTTCCGCTCAACGGGAAGATGTTCGAGCCCCAGTTGGAGGCCCTGTCCGCGGATCGCAGGGTCGTCGTGCCGGACTTCCCCGGTTTCGGGTACTCGCCGAGGACCCCGGCCCAGCCCGACGTGGGCTATTACGCGGGGTGCGTGCTGGGCCTGCTGGACAGGTTGGAGATCCCGCGCGTCGTGCTCGGCGGCGTCTCGATGGGCGGGTACGTGGCCTTTGAGTGCGTGAGGTCGTTTCCCGAAAGGATCTCGGGCCTCATTCTCGCCAACACCCGTCCCGACCCCGACTCGGAGGAGATCCGGAAGACCCGCAAGGAGATGGCCCTCAGGGTCGCCAGGGAGGGCATCGGGATCCTGCCGGACCTCCAGATGGAGCGCCTCCTCTCCCCCCACACCCGCGAGAACGACGGCGGGCTGGCTGAGAAGGTGCGGGCCATTATCCTGGAGAACACGCCGGACGGGGCCGTCGCCGCCCTCGGCGCTATGCGCGAGCGCCCGGACTCTGAGACGACCCTTGGGGAGATCTCCGTCCCGACCCTCGTCATCGGCGGCGAGGACGACGCGATCTCCTCCCCCGGGGTGATGGGCGAGATGGCCGGCAAGATCCGCGGCTCGCGCCACGTAACCCTCACCAACGTCGGCCACCTCTCGAACCTCGAAGACCCCGAGGGTTTCAACGGGGCCGTGAAGGAGTTCCTGGGAGGACTGTAG
- a CDS encoding SIS domain-containing protein, producing MNDGPRHEHPYHMHDAIQAQPDAFARALERNETDAEAFAAEAASCRRLFIVGIGTSHHAALVGEHLSRAYGGGVDTRAAHSFDFALYGPELGPDDCVVAVSHRGTKRYTALALNRARDAGCKTALITGEGDAQTPEVDFLFRTVAQERSAAHTVSYTGAVAVLALLAGRLGGHRTGAETLGVGVLEDEIPAALRMALGVEDGVTDLARKHLGRRRIWLVGAGPNAVTAAEIALKIKETSYLQAEGLPTETMLHGPFQCVEADDLFVLIAPEGPARKRTLEIADLAEDVGAAVIVVDDGSGDVPAGAARLTVPPVPEPFSALTCLVPLQLFSYHLALARGTNPDSFRAEDPRFAKADVSGRL from the coding sequence ATGAACGACGGACCCAGACACGAGCACCCGTACCACATGCACGACGCGATCCAGGCTCAGCCCGACGCCTTCGCCCGCGCGCTGGAACGCAATGAGACGGACGCGGAAGCCTTCGCGGCGGAAGCGGCCTCCTGCCGGCGGCTCTTCATCGTCGGCATCGGCACCTCCCATCACGCGGCCCTCGTGGGTGAGCACCTCTCCCGCGCCTACGGCGGCGGGGTCGACACGCGCGCCGCTCACTCCTTCGACTTCGCGCTCTACGGTCCCGAGCTAGGTCCCGACGACTGCGTGGTCGCCGTGAGCCACCGCGGCACCAAGCGCTACACCGCCCTCGCGCTAAACCGCGCCAGAGATGCGGGCTGCAAGACTGCCCTCATAACCGGCGAAGGAGACGCGCAGACGCCTGAGGTGGACTTCCTATTCAGGACGGTGGCCCAGGAGAGATCCGCGGCCCACACGGTCAGCTACACGGGCGCCGTAGCCGTCCTCGCCCTTCTCGCCGGACGGCTGGGAGGCCACCGGACCGGCGCGGAGACGCTGGGCGTCGGTGTTTTGGAAGATGAGATCCCGGCCGCGCTGCGGATGGCGCTTGGGGTCGAGGACGGGGTGACGGATCTCGCCAGGAAGCATCTGGGCCGGCGCAGGATCTGGCTGGTTGGGGCCGGGCCGAACGCGGTGACGGCGGCGGAAATAGCGCTCAAGATCAAGGAGACCTCCTACCTCCAGGCGGAGGGCCTCCCCACGGAAACGATGCTCCACGGCCCCTTCCAGTGCGTCGAGGCCGATGACCTTTTCGTCCTGATAGCCCCGGAGGGACCGGCGCGGAAACGCACCCTCGAGATAGCCGACCTTGCCGAAGATGTCGGCGCCGCGGTCATCGTGGTGGACGACGGCTCGGGTGACGTGCCGGCCGGCGCCGCGCGGCTGACGGTACCCCCCGTTCCGGAACCCTTCTCCGCGCTCACCTGCCTCGTTCCGCTGCAACTATTCTCCTACCACCTCGCGCTCGCGCGCGGGACCAACCCGGACAGCTTCCGGGCCGAGGACCCGCGCTTCGCGAAGGCCGACGTCTCGGGGCGATTGTAG
- a CDS encoding GNAT family N-acetyltransferase → MAVWENLTEVLEGGIVRLEPLAKRHEEGLFEAARDERIWAWMQYGTALGREEFGSWIDDAISRSAAGFEGAFATIDIGSGEPIGSTRYLALRPGHRGLEIGWTWLAPTYWRTGANVEAKLLMLGHAFERLGCMRVELKTDRRNERSRGAMEALPAKFEGIFRKHMILPDGSVRDSAYYSITDDEWPEVEENLRRRLDLLAGREGAGWVNG, encoded by the coding sequence ATGGCCGTGTGGGAGAACCTGACGGAAGTTTTGGAGGGTGGGATCGTCCGGCTGGAGCCGCTGGCGAAGCGGCACGAAGAAGGGCTCTTCGAGGCCGCGCGGGACGAGAGGATCTGGGCTTGGATGCAGTACGGGACCGCCCTCGGTCGCGAAGAGTTCGGCTCGTGGATAGACGACGCCATAAGCCGTTCGGCGGCCGGCTTCGAGGGCGCGTTCGCCACAATCGACATTGGGAGCGGGGAGCCCATCGGCAGCACCCGCTATCTGGCCCTGCGTCCCGGGCACCGGGGGCTCGAGATCGGGTGGACCTGGCTCGCGCCGACGTACTGGAGGACGGGCGCGAACGTCGAAGCGAAGCTCCTGATGCTGGGCCACGCCTTCGAACGACTCGGCTGCATGAGGGTCGAGCTAAAGACCGACCGCCGCAACGAACGCTCCCGGGGCGCGATGGAGGCTCTTCCGGCCAAATTCGAGGGCATCTTCCGCAAACACATGATCCTGCCCGACGGCAGCGTGCGCGATTCCGCCTACTACAGCATCACCGACGACGAGTGGCCCGAGGTGGAGGAAAACCTCCGGCGGCGGCTGGACTTGTTGGCCGGAAGGGAGGGGGCAGGATGGGTGAACGGGTGA
- the pdxR gene encoding MocR-like pyridoxine biosynthesis transcription factor PdxR, whose translation MTRRAAEVPAWVKLDPLSETPFYRQLYEGMRAEILAGRLPARARLPSTRAVAAELGVSRTTVVAAFDQLLAEGYLEGRAGSGTYVAPSLPDDMLGVRGVARSKVRASGGRRALSRRGEVMAATPTSVARDRGVPRAFRPGVPATQEFPFGAWRRLVGRVWRRPSVGLLGYGEPAGYGPLRREISAHLGPARAVRCGPEQVIVVSGSQQALDLCARVLLDPGDAVWVEEPGYRGARAALLGAGATLVPVPVDAEGLDVGVGIGRDPDARLACVTPSHQYPLGVTMSLARRLELLRWAGRSSAWILEDDYDSEYRYSGRPLEALQGLDTEGRVIYVGTFSKVLFPSLRLGYLIVPPDLVDAFTAARELSDRQPPGMEQAVLAHFMAEGHFARHVRRTRSLYAERQALLVEEAAKHLSGLLDVPPAGAGMHLVGRLPAGKDDREASRRAAGRGVEAPAISLYGKPSDGRGGLMLGYAAVDEAGIRQGVRRLAQALE comes from the coding sequence GTGACCAGGCGGGCGGCCGAGGTACCGGCCTGGGTGAAGCTTGACCCGCTCTCGGAGACGCCTTTCTACAGGCAGTTGTACGAGGGGATGCGGGCGGAGATCCTGGCCGGCCGGCTCCCGGCGCGGGCGCGGCTGCCTTCGACGCGGGCCGTGGCGGCGGAGCTTGGGGTCTCGCGCACGACCGTCGTCGCGGCCTTCGACCAGTTGCTCGCGGAGGGTTACCTGGAGGGGAGGGCGGGCTCTGGCACGTACGTTGCCCCTTCCCTGCCCGACGACATGCTCGGGGTACGGGGCGTGGCGCGTTCGAAGGTGCGTGCGTCTGGTGGCAGGCGCGCGTTGAGCAGGCGGGGGGAGGTGATGGCGGCGACGCCCACGTCGGTCGCGAGGGACCGGGGGGTTCCCCGCGCTTTCCGGCCTGGCGTTCCGGCGACACAGGAGTTCCCGTTCGGGGCGTGGCGGCGGCTGGTTGGGAGGGTGTGGCGGCGGCCCTCGGTCGGGTTGCTCGGGTACGGGGAGCCGGCGGGGTACGGGCCGTTGAGGCGTGAGATCTCGGCCCACTTAGGTCCGGCGCGGGCGGTCAGGTGCGGGCCGGAGCAGGTGATAGTCGTCTCGGGCTCCCAGCAGGCGTTGGACCTCTGCGCGCGGGTGCTCCTGGATCCCGGAGACGCGGTCTGGGTCGAGGAGCCGGGCTACCGGGGCGCCAGGGCCGCGCTCCTCGGCGCCGGCGCCACGCTTGTCCCTGTGCCCGTGGACGCGGAAGGGCTCGACGTCGGGGTGGGGATTGGGCGGGATCCGGACGCGCGGCTCGCGTGCGTTACGCCCTCCCACCAGTACCCGCTCGGGGTGACGATGAGCCTCGCAAGACGGCTGGAGCTTCTCCGCTGGGCCGGGCGCTCCTCGGCCTGGATACTGGAGGACGACTACGACTCGGAGTACCGTTACTCGGGCAGGCCGCTCGAAGCGCTGCAGGGTCTGGACACTGAGGGGCGCGTCATCTACGTCGGCACCTTCAGCAAGGTCCTCTTCCCGTCGCTCCGGCTCGGCTACCTCATCGTCCCGCCCGACCTCGTGGACGCCTTCACGGCGGCCCGCGAGCTCTCCGACAGGCAGCCGCCGGGGATGGAGCAGGCCGTGCTCGCCCACTTCATGGCGGAGGGCCATTTCGCCCGCCACGTCCGCCGCACGCGCTCCCTCTACGCGGAGAGACAGGCGCTGCTCGTCGAGGAAGCCGCCAAACACCTCTCCGGACTCCTCGACGTCCCGCCCGCCGGCGCGGGCATGCACCTCGTGGGCCGTTTACCGGCGGGCAAAGACGACCGCGAAGCATCCCGCCGCGCCGCCGGGCGGGGCGTAGAAGCGCCGGCGATCTCCCTCTACGGAAAGCCGTCCGACGGCCGTGGCGGCCTCATGCTCGGCTACGCGGCCGTCGATGAGGCCGGGATCCGTCAAGGCGTGCGCCGCCTCGCCCAAGCGCTGGAATAA
- a CDS encoding GNAT family N-acetyltransferase: MGVREDHAVLMRAMTSEDVPTAAAVGAEVGWPGRERRFGFFVGHPFCEAVAAEAGGEVVGIGFGTRNGAVGWIGLVCVRPAYQGSGIGAAITERVAKLMEERGCRTLILTATEMGRRVYERLGFSTETHYRGFAGPGLEPGPLPPGLRRMRPEDLPSVCDLDRRMTGEDRGHLLRALAGPGWVVEGEDGRVRGYYLPVPWGGGPLITPDPTVAKALTRLARTLVGPDETARFWITEMNGACLGLMEEMGFQAVRRLPRMARGEPLPWRPESLWGLFSLGKG, encoded by the coding sequence ATGGGCGTTCGAGAGGACCACGCGGTGCTGATGAGGGCCATGACGTCAGAAGACGTCCCTACCGCTGCCGCCGTCGGGGCCGAGGTCGGGTGGCCTGGGCGGGAGCGGCGGTTCGGGTTCTTTGTGGGTCACCCGTTTTGCGAGGCCGTGGCGGCTGAGGCTGGGGGAGAGGTCGTTGGTATCGGGTTCGGGACGCGGAACGGGGCGGTGGGTTGGATCGGCCTGGTCTGCGTCAGGCCGGCTTACCAGGGCAGCGGTATAGGAGCCGCGATCACCGAACGCGTGGCGAAGCTTATGGAGGAGCGCGGTTGCCGGACCCTGATCTTGACCGCCACCGAGATGGGCCGTCGCGTCTACGAGAGGCTCGGCTTTTCGACCGAGACGCACTACCGGGGTTTTGCGGGGCCTGGCCTCGAACCGGGGCCGCTACCGCCCGGTCTGCGCCGGATGCGGCCGGAGGACCTGCCTTCGGTGTGCGATCTCGACCGGCGCATGACCGGCGAAGACCGCGGACACCTGCTGCGCGCCCTTGCGGGGCCAGGATGGGTGGTCGAAGGCGAAGACGGAAGGGTGCGCGGTTACTACCTGCCCGTACCGTGGGGCGGTGGGCCCCTGATCACGCCCGACCCCACCGTCGCCAAGGCGTTGACGCGCCTCGCGCGGACCCTGGTCGGTCCAGACGAGACTGCGCGTTTCTGGATCACCGAAATGAACGGTGCCTGCTTGGGCCTCATGGAAGAGATGGGCTTCCAGGCAGTCCGGCGCTTGCCCAGGATGGCCCGCGGCGAACCGTTGCCGTGGCGCCCGGAGTCGTTGTGGGGTTTGTTCAGCCTGGGGAAAGGGTGA